One segment of Castanea sativa cultivar Marrone di Chiusa Pesio chromosome 3, ASM4071231v1 DNA contains the following:
- the LOC142627835 gene encoding putative trehalose-phosphate phosphatase 3, whose translation MVYRQPPSDPLNMEFNPKERFDDNGDTINGSYDVWLKNHPSALSSFDEIKRLAHEKQMVVFLDYDGTLSPIVNDPDRAFMSNVMRSAVRKVGKHFPTAIVSGRSRDKVFQFVRLNNIYYAGSHGMDISTPSVSLYYGNHKHQTRTIDEKGNEMVNFCPAQKFLPRIQTIKVMLQEITRGIKGAMVEDNKFCLSVHFRCVNEDNVGVLKEKVESAMKCYKDFRISEGKEVMEIRPNINWDKGLALQYILDNLGFENSSKVLPIYIGDDKTDEDAFKMIKSIGRGFPIVVSSTPKETEALYSLRDPIEVMSFLIRLAKWKKDCTLRGGYENKSLFGVFRRLIR comes from the exons ATGGTATATCGACAACCACCTTCAGATCCCTTAAACATGGAATTCAACCCAAAAGAAAGATTTGACGACAATGGAGATACAATTAATGGTTCTTATGATGTATGGCTG AAAAATCATCCTTCTGCCTTGAGCTCTTTTGATGAAATAAAGAGACTGGCTCATGAGAAACAAATGGTTGTATTTTTGGATTACGATGGAACCCTCTCACCAATTGTAAACGACCCTGATCGAGCTTTCATGTCTAATGTG ATGCGTTCGGCTGTAAGAAAAGTTGGTAAACATTTTCCAACTGCAATTGTCTCTGGAAGGTCTAGGGATAAG GTGTTCCAATTTGTGAGATTAAATAATATCTATTATGCCGGAAGTCATGGGATGGATATATCAACCCCATCAGTTTCTCTCTATTATGGTAACCATAAGCATCAAACTAGGACTATTGATGAAAAG GGTAATGAAATGGTTAACTTCTGCCCAGCACAGAAATTCTTGCCTAGAATTCAAACA ATAAAGGTTATGTTGCAAGAAATAACAAGAGGCATAAAAGGTGCCATGGTTGAAGACAATAAATTTTGCCTCTCCGTACACTTTCGATGTGTGAATGAAGAT AATGTTGGCGTACTTAAGGAGAAGGTGGAATCAGCAATGAAATGCTATAAAGACTTCCGTATATCCGAAGGAAAAGAG gTCATGGAAATCCGACCTAATATAAACTGGGATAAAGGTCTTGCTTTGCAATATATACTTGATAatcttggttttgaaaattCTAGCAAGGTCCTTCCTATATATATAGGAGACGATAAAACTGATGAGGATGCTTTTAAG ATGATTAAGAGCATTGGAAGAGGATTTCCTATAGTTGTTTCTTCTACTCCAAAGGAGACAGAAGCCCTATACTCTTTACGTGACCCAATAGAGGTCATGTCCTTCCTAATACGTTTAGCAAAGTGGAAAAAGGATTGTACTTTGAGAGGTGGATATGAAAACAAATCTTTGTTTGGTGTATTTAGGAGGTTAATTAGGTAG